The following proteins come from a genomic window of Flavobacterium eburneipallidum:
- a CDS encoding DinB family protein, whose protein sequence is MVVSSINNSLEELVDLLQQLSNVEYSNSCVHLSNASIGEHTRHIIELFQCLENQYDSGIINYDRRERNVFMQTNTDFAIEQIVCIQNNLEKENKELVLEQKIGNDLIQTQTSYYRELLYNLEHCIHHQALIKVAVLQLSTITIDNNFGVARSTIEYRKQCAQ, encoded by the coding sequence GGTTGATTTACTTCAGCAATTATCCAATGTAGAATATTCTAATTCGTGTGTTCATTTGAGCAATGCGAGTATTGGCGAGCATACCCGTCATATTATTGAGTTGTTCCAATGTTTGGAAAATCAATACGATTCAGGTATCATTAATTATGACCGAAGAGAAAGAAATGTTTTCATGCAAACCAATACTGATTTTGCGATTGAACAAATCGTTTGTATCCAAAATAATTTAGAAAAAGAAAACAAAGAATTAGTTTTAGAACAAAAAATAGGAAACGATTTGATTCAAACTCAAACCAGTTATTATCGAGAATTGTTGTATAATTTAGAGCATTGTATTCATCATCAAGCCTTGATAAAAGTAGCGGTTTTACAACTTTCAACCATAACAATTGACAATAATTTTGGCGTTGCACGTTCCACCATCGAATACAGAAAACAATGTGCACAGTAA
- a CDS encoding NRDE family protein: MCTVSFVATNGKVMITSNRDEKVLRPNAIEPRNYLINNKNIIFPKDAKAGGTWFAVDENGTILVLLNGANEKHQVQSPYRKSRGLIVLDIISSISPKDFWQEINLQKIEPFTLVLYQNQELFQLRWDGNQKETTELDVAKNHIWSSATLYPKEIRENRTHWFYSFLDSNSMVSEKEMYYFHRYTKEENQENGLVINRNNEMKTLSITQSVIEKNKVAILYYDLIAQKEIETSFIII; this comes from the coding sequence ATGTGCACAGTAAGTTTTGTTGCCACTAATGGCAAAGTTATGATTACTTCTAATCGGGATGAAAAAGTGTTGCGACCGAACGCTATCGAACCTCGAAATTATTTGATAAACAACAAAAACATTATTTTTCCAAAAGATGCTAAAGCAGGAGGAACTTGGTTTGCAGTCGATGAAAACGGAACCATTTTGGTTTTGTTGAATGGAGCGAATGAAAAACATCAAGTACAATCGCCTTACAGAAAAAGTAGGGGTTTGATTGTCTTGGACATCATAAGCAGCATATCGCCAAAGGATTTTTGGCAGGAAATTAATTTACAAAAAATAGAACCTTTTACCTTGGTTTTGTATCAAAATCAGGAACTTTTTCAATTGCGTTGGGATGGAAACCAAAAGGAAACAACGGAATTAGATGTTGCTAAAAATCACATTTGGTCATCGGCAACTTTGTATCCAAAGGAAATTCGAGAAAATAGAACCCATTGGTTTTATTCTTTTCTAGACTCAAATTCAATGGTTTCCGAAAAAGAAATGTATTATTTTCATCGTTATACCAAAGAAGAAAATCAAGAAAATGGCTTGGTTATCAATCGAAATAACGAAATGAAAACCTTGAGTATCACACAATCAGTCATCGAAAAAAATAAAGTGGCTATTTTGTATTATGATTTGATTGCCCAAAAAGAAATCGAAACTTCGTTTATAATCATTTAA
- a CDS encoding D-alanine--D-alanine ligase, with protein sequence MMESKKAIYNLIPQKYYPKTELIKEATPLNEILKTIEKSNIKYPFIAKPDVGLRGSAVKKIHNPEELELYNKKADFDYLVQDLIPFENEVGIFYVRYPNEKIGRITGIVAKEFLIIEGDGIATTEALIKKNPRYALQLKALRLEYGKQLLNVLPKGEKLNLVPYGNHARGAKFIDVSHWISPKLTETINEMCLQIPGFYFGRLDVMYNNLEELERGENFAIVELNGAASEPTHIYDPKHSLFFAWRELAKHITLMYKISVENHKNGVPYLSHQEGMKEYRLHLQQSQKIVNF encoded by the coding sequence ATGATGGAATCCAAGAAGGCAATCTATAATTTGATTCCGCAAAAATATTACCCTAAAACCGAATTGATAAAAGAAGCAACTCCTTTGAACGAGATTCTAAAAACAATCGAAAAATCAAACATAAAATATCCATTCATTGCCAAACCAGATGTTGGTTTACGAGGTTCGGCTGTCAAAAAAATTCACAATCCAGAAGAACTAGAATTGTATAATAAGAAAGCTGATTTTGATTATTTAGTTCAGGATTTAATTCCTTTCGAAAATGAAGTCGGTATTTTTTATGTGCGTTATCCCAATGAAAAAATAGGTAGAATAACAGGAATTGTTGCCAAAGAATTTTTGATTATTGAAGGCGATGGCATTGCTACAACCGAAGCATTAATCAAGAAAAATCCACGTTACGCATTGCAATTAAAAGCTTTGAGATTAGAATACGGTAAGCAATTATTAAACGTTTTACCCAAAGGCGAAAAACTCAATTTAGTGCCTTATGGCAATCACGCTCGTGGTGCAAAATTCATAGACGTTAGCCATTGGATTAGTCCAAAATTAACTGAAACGATTAACGAAATGTGTTTGCAGATTCCTGGTTTTTATTTCGGAAGATTGGATGTTATGTACAACAATTTAGAAGAATTAGAACGAGGCGAAAATTTTGCGATAGTAGAACTCAATGGAGCCGCCAGCGAACCAACGCATATTTATGATCCAAAGCATTCGCTATTTTTCGCATGGAGAGAATTGGCAAAACACATTACTTTGATGTACAAAATAAGTGTGGAGAACCACAAAAACGGTGTTCCTTATTTGTCACATCAAGAAGGGATGAAAGAATATCGATTGCATTTGCAGCAAAGCCAAAAAATAGTTAATTTCTAA